The Verrucomicrobiaceae bacterium DNA window GGACTTGGTGATGGGCTTGCCTTGTACGACGGCAGCGACGCCGTTGGACATGCTCTGAGCTGCCAACGGAGTCGAAAGGAGCAAAGCCAGGGCCGGGAGGGCTAGGAGAGGATTAAAACGCATAAAATATCAGCTTCATCGTAGGAGGATGCCGCCCTGTGGCAAGGTGAAGTTACCCACAGGCCGATGAGGGCCCTTTTTGGCTCTGATCATGCTCCTACGAGCATGCGGGCCGGGTTTTCGATGCAATCCTTCACCCGGATGAGGAAGGTGACGGCCTCTTTGCCATCGACGACGCGGTGGTCGTAGCTGAGGGCGAGGTTCATCATCGGACGGATGACGACCTGCCCATCGACAGCGATCGGCCGCTGCTGGATGCTGTGCATGCCGAGGATGCCGCTTTGCGGGGGATTGAGGATGGGGGTGCTCAGGAGGGAGCCATAGACGCCACCATTGCTGATGGTGAAGATGCCGCCCGTGAGGTCGGAGACTTGGAGTTTGCCGTCTTTGGCTTTGGCCGCGTAGGCGAGGATGTCCTGCTCCAGCTCGGCGAAGGATTTCTGATCCGCATCACGCAGCACTGGGACGATGAGGCCGCGCTCTGTGCCGATGGCGACGCCGATGTCATAATAGTGCTGATGGATGATCTCATCGCCCTCGACGCGGACATTGATCTGCGGGACGGCTTTGAGCGCCTCCACCACGGCCTTGATGAAGAAGCTCATGAAGCCGAGCTTCACGCCGTGCTTGGCGACGAAGCTGTCCTGGAGCTTGCTGCGCAGGGCCATGACGTTGCTCATGTCGCACTCGTTGAAGGTAGTGAGGATGGCGGCGGTCTTTTGAGCGCTGACGAGCTGGTCTGCGATCTTTTTGCGCAGCGGAGACATCTTTTTGCGCGTGATCCGGCCCTCTGGGGATGCGGGGGCTGCTGGAGCGGGGGCGGGCTTGGGTGCTGCTTCAGGCGGCGTTGTTTTCGCGGGCTTTGCCTCGGCTTTGGGCTCTGGAGCGGCTGTGGGGGCTGGTTTTGGTGCCTCGGGGGCTTTTTCGGCCACGGGGGCTGCTCCTACGGCGATCTGGCCCACGACATCGCCGATGACCACATCGTCTCCGGGTTGCTTCACGATGGTGAGCACGCCAGCAGCCTCGGCAGTGACTTCTGCGGCTACTTTATCGGTTTCGAGCGTGAGGAGGATGTCGCCTGTTTTGACGAAATCGCCGGATTTGAAGTGCCATTTCGCGATCTGGCCTCCAGTGACGGATTCGCCGAGTGCGGGGATTTTGATGTCAGCCATGTTTTTTGAGGGGAAAGGGAGTTTGTGGGGGAAAAGTGCTCAGTTCTCAGTGCTTGGTACTCAGTGCTTGGTGCTCAGTGCTTGGTGCTCAGTTTTTCAGAGGCTCAGCTTGAAGACTGAGAACTAAGCACATCGGCCAATTACACGCTAAACGCGTCCTCGACCAGCTTGTCCTGCTCGAGGCTGTGGATGGCCTTCGATCCAGCAGCGGGGCTGCTGCTGCGCTCTCGGCCTGCGTAGCGGAGTTTGTGGTTGCTGAGTTCTTCGAGTCGCGGGCGGATGTAGTAGAAGGCCCCCATGTTGCGGGGCTCTTCCTGGCACCAGATCCACTTTTTCTGGGCTCGCGGGTATTTGGCGACGATGTCTTTGAGCATCTCGTAGTTCAGCGGGTAGAGCTGCTCGATGCGGATGATGGCGGCGTTCTTGATCTGGTGCTCCTCGCGGTAGTCGAGGAGGTCGTAGTACACTTTACCGCTGCACAGAATGAGGCGGGTGATGCGCTCTGGGGCGGCGAGGAGGTGCTCGTCATCGAGCACTTCCTTGAAGGTGGTCCCCTCAGCCATGTCGGAGAGTTTGCTGATGCATTTCGGGTGCCGCAGCAGGCTCTTGGGCGTCATGACGACCAGGGGCTTGCGGGTGCTGCGCTTGAGCTGGCGGCGCAGGGCATGGAAGTATTGAGCGGGAGTGGTGAAATTGCAGACTTGCATGTTCCCACCGGCGCAGAGCTGGAGGAAGCGCTCCAAACGGGCGCTGGAGTGCTCGGGACCTTGGCCTTCGTAACCGTGGGGCAGGAGCAGCGTGACATGGGAGGGGCGCTGCCATTTGCTCTCGGCACTGGCGATGAATTGGTCGATGATGACCTGGGCTCCGTTGATGAAGTCGCCGAACTGTGCCTCCCAGCAGACGAGGAGATTGCTGGCGAGCAGCGAGTAGCCGTAATCAAAGCCGAGGACGGCAGCTTCGGAAAGGAGGCTGTTATAAACGCAGTAGCGGCCCTGCTCGGTCTGGAGGTTGTTGAGCGGGATGTGGCGGTCACGCGTCTGGCTATCATAAAAGACGCTGTGGCGGTGGCTGAAGGTGCCGCGGCGCACATCCTGGCCGCTGAGTCGCACGCCGTGGCCCTCGGTGAGGAGTGTGCCGAAGGCCAAGGATTCGGCGTAGGCCCAGTCGATGCCTTCGCCGGCTTCGATGGCTTTTTTCCGTGCCGCAAGGAAGCGCTTGGAGATGGTCGGGTGTAGATTGAAGCCCTCTGGCACTTCCAGCAGGCGCTGGCCCACCTGGGTGAGTTTTTTGAGTTCCACGCCGGTTTTTACGGGTGTGTAGTCATAGGCGGGCTGTGGCATGGCCATGCTGCCCTCGAAGGGATTGCCTCCGTTGGCGGACTTGTCCTTTTCAGCAAGCGTGGTGACGCCGGCTTCGAGTTCTTCGTCCAGCTCGCGCTGGAGGGCTGCGGCCCCGGCTTCGTCGAGGATGCCCTGGGTGGCGAGATCGAGCCGGAAAAGGGTCGCGGTGGATGGGTGCTGCGCGATGGCGCGGGCCATGTTCGGCTGGGTGAAGCCGGGTTCATCGGTTTCATTATGCCCGTGGCGGCGGTAGCAGACGATGTCGATGATGACATCCCGGCCGAAGGTCTGGCGGAAGTCGAGGGCGAGCTTCGCCGCGCGGACGACCTCCATGGGGCAGTCTCCATTCACATGGAAGACGGGGGCCTCGATCATTTTCGCCACATCCGTGCAGTAATGGCTGCTGCGGGCATCCTCAGGCATCGTGGTGAAGCCGATCTGGTTATTGACGATGATGTGGATGGTGCCGCCCGTGCGGTAGCCGGGGAGCTGGGAGAGATTGAGCACCTCCGCGACGAGTCCCTGGCCTGCGAAAGCGGCGTCGCCATGGATGAGCACGGGGATGACTTTTTTGCGGTCCTTGGTGTCACCCAGTGAGCGCTGCCGTGCACGGGCCATGCCCTCCACGACGGGATCGACAGCCTCAAGATGGCTCGGATTCGGTGCGAGCATGACACCGATGCTGTCGCCACTGGTGGTTTTGCGGACCGTCTCAAATCCGAGGTGGTATTTCACATCGCCATCACCACTGACCATGTTTGGCACGTAATTCTCGCTGAACTCGTAAAAGAGGTATTCGAGTGGCTTGCGCAGGAAATTGGCGAGAACGCTCAAACGACCACGATGGGCCATACCGAGGACGATTTCACGTCCACTGTGGGCAGGCATACCCTCCAGGATGGTCTCTAGGGCGACGAGCATGGACTCACCGCCTTCGACGGAGAAGCGCTTTTGGCCGACGAAGCGGCGGTGCAGGAAGCGCTCGAAGGACTCAGCCTCCAAAAGCCAACGCAGAGCGTCGATATGCTCTTTGGCGCTCGGTGGAGTGGTGTTGTCGACCTCGATGCGGTCGAGGAGCCAAGTGCGCACCTCGGGGTGATGAATGTGCATGAACTCAAAGCCCGTTTTGCCGCAATAGAGGCGACGTAGGTCTGCGAGCATGTCTTTGAGCTTCATAGCCTGGCCGCTGCGGAACATGTGCGTCTGCACCTCCTCCTCCAGCTCGTCCTCGGTGAATCCCAGGCCCGCGAGTGAGAATGAGGCGATCTCCGGCCCCTGCTGGCTAAGCGGGTCCAAATGCGCAGCCGTGTGTCCCAGAGCGCGGAAGTGCTGCAAGGCGTTCGTCACACGCATGCGGAAGCTCAGAGTCTTTTCAGAGAGAGCAGGCGTGGTGTCCCCACTACTCTTTGCACTGCTGGTGGCTAGTTTCGCCATGCCGAGCTCAAATCCTTCAAAGAAGGAGGACCAAAGCGGCTCGACGGAGCTAGGGTCATTTTTCCATTCGAGATATTTTGACTCGAGAAAGTCCGCATTGGCGCGGTAAGGGAGTGAGGCACTCATTGAGCTTTTTTCAGTGGGGGGAAGGGGGCTGCCAGAATGCGCCCAAAGCACATAAGTGCAACCTGTGATGGCCTTAAAATCAGCCCTGGGCAGGCCGAATCACGTCCACCTGCAAATCACGCAGTACATGCAGCTCCACGGCGGGGTCATCCTGCTGCACTCCGCGTAGCCTCCGGGCTCCGTCCTTCCTCTTTGCTCCAAAGCGTGATCTCCGCGCCCGGAAGATGGCATTGACGAAGTCTTTGCCCCCTATCACGGCTCCATCGGTGAAGTATCTCACCCGGCAGCGCAGCGCCTCAGCTACGGGGAGTTTTCCGCCTGCTTGGAGCACGCTCTGGTAGTCCTCTTCGCGGATTTTGCCCCGGCTGCTGCCATCCGCTCTCGCCTTACTCGCCGTGCCCCAGGTGAAGAGCAGGGTGCGGTAGTACTCCACATACCCGACGTCAGGCCTGGTGGTGCTCGATTGTGCCTGCGCGGCCTTTTCGATGCCTTGGCGGGCTTTTTTCACCCCCGCGACGGCTTGGGCATAGCCGCACCAGCGGTAGTCTTTCGGGTCGGTGACCAGCTTTGCCCGCACGGGATTGAGATCGACATACGCGGCGGTCATGGCCAGGGCGGTGCCACCTTCCACCAGGGTGCTACGGTAGCGCTCCTCCCAAAGGGTGCCGCGGCGCTTGTGGCGCTTGTTGAACCACTGGCTGAAGCGTTGCTTGAGGGACTTCATGAAGGCGCTGATGTCCCACATACGTGCCCGCCAGCCATCGAGGATCTGCTCGGCCTGCGCTGTTGCTCCGATCTGGCGCAAGTGCTGCAATTCAGCCTCCACGATCCCGGCGACGGACTTGCCGAAGGCCTGGCGGATGATTTCCAGCCCCGCAGACTCATCTGGCGGCACATCCGGTCTGCGCGGCACCTCGACGAGGACATGAAAATGATTGGAGAGGACACAAAAAGTGATCACGCGGACCTGGCAGAGGGATTCATACATGCGCATGAGGCGCACGAAGTGCTCCCGCTCCTGCTCCAGGAGGACGAAGTCACGGTTCACGATGCGTGAGACGCAGTGGTAAAAAGCAGTGGGGTGGTGCTTGGGTGCCTTGAGCCGAGGCTGACGCATGGGCGGAGCGTGGCGAGAAAGAGAGGTCGTGCAATAACATATTGATAAAGGGACAGACTATTAAACGTTCAGTTGGGCGTGTGGATGTATTGCGTGGTTCGGGCAGGGCGGAGGCGGTTTTTGGGTTGGGGGGTAAAAAGTGCTCGTATGAACCGGCGGGAGTGTTTAGCTTTCTGGCTGTGACTCGAAATTTTATTCTATCTATGTCTATCGTAGCTCTTGGGGCTGCGGGTGTGGCTTCGGCGGCGGAGATGGTGCTGGTCGTGCTGAAAAATGGCTCGGAGCTCCGTGCGGAGGTTTTGAAGGAGCGTGAGGACTCTTTGGTGCTCGATTTAGGGCAAACCATCCTTTCGCTGCCGCGTGTGGATATTGCGCGTATTGATAAGGATGTTGCGAAACCTGTAGATGGACAGAAATCGACGACGCTGGGCGAGGATATGTATTTCGTGGAGCCGAATCGTGAGTCGATGACGGTGGAAAAGAATGTGCAGCGGGTGGCTGAGGCGGTGGTGCAGATTCAGACGGCTTCGGGGCTGGGGTCGGGCTTTATTATCAATAAAATGGGCCATGTGATTACAAATCAGCATGTCATTGCGGGCGAGCGCGAGATCACGGTGCTGGTGTATCGGAAAAAGCAGGGCGGTTTGGAGAAGCAGTCGTTTTCGAAGGTGAAGATCGTCGCTATGAATGGCTATTTGGATTTGGCGATTCTCCAGATTGATGATGAGAAAGCTGTGGAGGCGCTGCCTTTTGTGCCGTTGGGCGATTCGGATGCGCTGACGCAGGGGCAGCAGGTTTTCGCGATCGGGAGCCCGCTGGGCCTGGAGCGCAGTGTGTCACAGGGGATTGTGAGCATTCGAGCGAGAGAAAATAGTGGCCGCTGGTACATCCAGAGCACGACGCAGATCAATCCTGGTAACTCGGGTGGCCCGCTTTTTAATTCCCGTGGTGAGGTGGTGGGTGTGAACAATATGAAGGCCGCTGGTGTGGGAGTGGAGGGGCTGGGGTTTTCGATCCCGGCGAATATGCTGAGGCTCTTTTTAAAGAACCGCGAGGCTTTCGCGTTCGATCCGCGCAATCCGAATGCTGGCTTCCGCTACCTGCCACCACCGGCTCCGTCTGCGGGTGAAAAAGGGCCTGATGCGGCCTCTCCTCGTTCTTGATCGATTCTTCCCTCTCCTTTCCCTTAGCTGATTTATCCCATGAAATACACACGCTCACTCCTCGCCGCTTTGACGGCTGCTTTTCTATCTGTCCTGCCTGCCGCTCATGCGGATAAGGTGGAGCAATGGATCAAACTCGCTCCCAAGGACACTTTCTTCACTTTGGCGATGAAGGATACGCAGGAGGTCTTGGCGGATTGGGACAAGAGTAGCTTTGCGAAGTTCATGCAGGATGAGGAAGCGGTGCGCTGGCTGGAGCCGACGAAGGAGGATGGCGAGTTCCCCTGGGATAAGCATTTCAAAGAAATCTACGGCACAGGTTTGTACGATACCTTGAAGGAGGCGCGAGGCTCGACGGTGGTTTTTCTGGGTTCCAAGGGGGTGGCGTTCGAAAAGAAGGAGAATATGTTTTTCGTCGCTCTCAGTGAGGCTGGGGATAACGAGGCTAGGCTGACCGAGCAAAAGAAGCAGGAGATCGAAAACAAAAAGAAGAAGCACGCGAATCTCAAGGAGCTCACGGAGGAAATCCACGGTGTGACAGTGCATATCCGGGCTGAATCTGATGCGGCGGATGCGAAGTGGCTGGATGCGCATGCGATCATCGACGGCGTTTTTGTAGAGGGTAATAACCGCGAGGGTCTCTCCTCCATGATCGCTGCCCTGAAGTCTGGCAGCGGTGAGGGTGGGGCGGAGCTCATGGCTCAAGCGGCTCGTGTCTCGCAGCTCCGCGAAGGGACGGCAGACATCTTTGTTCACCTCAATTTGAAGCCGCTGCTCGTCATCGCAAAAAAGGCTGCTGTGGAAGGTATGAAAAAGAGCAAATCTCCGGTGCCTGTCACAGCGGAGCAGATTTTTGCCGCATTGGGGCTGGATGCCTTTGAGTCACTGGCTTTCACGGTCGATATGCAGGATGATCGCTCCACGACGGATTTCTTCATCATGCACAAAGAAAAGCCTGAGGGCATCCTCTCCTGGATGCGGCATCCGGCTACTGAGGTGACACTGCCCGCTTTCATGCCTGCGGATGTCGCTGCGGCGAGTGTGGGCCGTTTTGATTGGGTGAATTTCTACGATGGCCTCATGGGCGCGGTGATGAAGCTCAGTCCGCAGATGGGTATGATGGCGGCGATGGGACTGGGGAGCATGGAGCAGCAGGCTGGCTTTAAGCTGCGGGATGACTTTTTCGCGAGCTTGGGGGACGAGATGTATCAGGCGCAGGATGGTGTGGATGCGCTCAAGCAGAGCCAAGTTATCGGCTTCACGGTCAAAAATAGCGAGAAGCTCGGCTCTGCGCTGAAGGGGCTGGGGAACATGCTCTCTACGAGTGGGTTTGGAGCTTTTGAGGAGTCTGATTATCTAGGTTACACGCTGAACAGCCTCAAAGCCGCGAAGAGCAATTCGGGTGGTCAGGAGATCGCGTATTGCAATACAGGGAAGCAGCTCTTTATCGGCATCGGTCAGCTCGATGTGATGAAGAAAGTGCTCGGTCGGCTCAAGGATCCTGCTGGCCCATCGCTCTGGGATTCCCCGCGCACACAGGCGCAGCTAGCGATGCTGCCAAAGGGCAATAATGGCGTGGGAGTGACGGATTTTAGCCGACTCATCAGCACCTTCTTTACCGCGATGGAGACCATTTCGAAGCAGCAGGCTGGTATGAAAAAAGCTGGTGCCGCCAAGAAAAAAGGCCCTGGCAAGGGCCCTGCGAAGTCGGGTGATGCTACAGGTGCTGAGAAAAACTCAGACGAGACGCTAGCGAAGCTACTGGATGCGAAAAATCGGCCTTCGGACGCTACCTTCCGCAAGTACTTCGGCACGATGCTTAGCTCTAGCTACACGCATGCTGACTGCATCCATGGGCGCAGCCTGACGACGCCAGTCGAGGCCAAATAGCCCTGCTCTCTCGCTCTCAACCATCTTCTGTCTATTATGAGGTCGCCATTTTCGTTGTCGTGGGTGCATTCACCTAGAGTCTGCTTCGCGGCCTGGGCTGCGTGTGGCGTCATGGCCGCAGGGGTGGAGCCGCTTTACTTCGATGGGCCGGAGGTGGTGAAGATCGACTGGGCGACAGCTTGCCCCCGAGCGGCAGATTTTAATGGCGATGGCCTCACGGACATCGCCATCATCAATTCTGACCGCGCACGCATCGAGCTGCTGCTCCAGCGGAAAGATGGCGTGAAATCCGGCACGCCGGAGAAGACTTCCCGCGAGGATCGG harbors:
- a CDS encoding transposase gives rise to the protein MRQPRLKAPKHHPTAFYHCVSRIVNRDFVLLEQEREHFVRLMRMYESLCQVRVITFCVLSNHFHVLVEVPRRPDVPPDESAGLEIIRQAFGKSVAGIVEAELQHLRQIGATAQAEQILDGWRARMWDISAFMKSLKQRFSQWFNKRHKRRGTLWEERYRSTLVEGGTALAMTAAYVDLNPVRAKLVTDPKDYRWCGYAQAVAGVKKARQGIEKAAQAQSSTTRPDVGYVEYYRTLLFTWGTASKARADGSSRGKIREEDYQSVLQAGGKLPVAEALRCRVRYFTDGAVIGGKDFVNAIFRARRSRFGAKRKDGARRLRGVQQDDPAVELHVLRDLQVDVIRPAQG
- a CDS encoding trypsin-like peptidase domain-containing protein, translated to MVLVVLKNGSELRAEVLKEREDSLVLDLGQTILSLPRVDIARIDKDVAKPVDGQKSTTLGEDMYFVEPNRESMTVEKNVQRVAEAVVQIQTASGLGSGFIINKMGHVITNQHVIAGEREITVLVYRKKQGGLEKQSFSKVKIVAMNGYLDLAILQIDDEKAVEALPFVPLGDSDALTQGQQVFAIGSPLGLERSVSQGIVSIRARENSGRWYIQSTTQINPGNSGGPLFNSRGEVVGVNNMKAAGVGVEGLGFSIPANMLRLFLKNREAFAFDPRNPNAGFRYLPPPAPSAGEKGPDAASPRS
- the sucB gene encoding dihydrolipoyllysine-residue succinyltransferase translates to MADIKIPALGESVTGGQIAKWHFKSGDFVKTGDILLTLETDKVAAEVTAEAAGVLTIVKQPGDDVVIGDVVGQIAVGAAPVAEKAPEAPKPAPTAAPEPKAEAKPAKTTPPEAAPKPAPAPAAPASPEGRITRKKMSPLRKKIADQLVSAQKTAAILTTFNECDMSNVMALRSKLQDSFVAKHGVKLGFMSFFIKAVVEALKAVPQINVRVEGDEIIHQHYYDIGVAIGTERGLIVPVLRDADQKSFAELEQDILAYAAKAKDGKLQVSDLTGGIFTISNGGVYGSLLSTPILNPPQSGILGMHSIQQRPIAVDGQVVIRPMMNLALSYDHRVVDGKEAVTFLIRVKDCIENPARMLVGA
- a CDS encoding 2-oxoglutarate dehydrogenase E1 component, whose translation is MSASLPYRANADFLESKYLEWKNDPSSVEPLWSSFFEGFELGMAKLATSSAKSSGDTTPALSEKTLSFRMRVTNALQHFRALGHTAAHLDPLSQQGPEIASFSLAGLGFTEDELEEEVQTHMFRSGQAMKLKDMLADLRRLYCGKTGFEFMHIHHPEVRTWLLDRIEVDNTTPPSAKEHIDALRWLLEAESFERFLHRRFVGQKRFSVEGGESMLVALETILEGMPAHSGREIVLGMAHRGRLSVLANFLRKPLEYLFYEFSENYVPNMVSGDGDVKYHLGFETVRKTTSGDSIGVMLAPNPSHLEAVDPVVEGMARARQRSLGDTKDRKKVIPVLIHGDAAFAGQGLVAEVLNLSQLPGYRTGGTIHIIVNNQIGFTTMPEDARSSHYCTDVAKMIEAPVFHVNGDCPMEVVRAAKLALDFRQTFGRDVIIDIVCYRRHGHNETDEPGFTQPNMARAIAQHPSTATLFRLDLATQGILDEAGAAALQRELDEELEAGVTTLAEKDKSANGGNPFEGSMAMPQPAYDYTPVKTGVELKKLTQVGQRLLEVPEGFNLHPTISKRFLAARKKAIEAGEGIDWAYAESLAFGTLLTEGHGVRLSGQDVRRGTFSHRHSVFYDSQTRDRHIPLNNLQTEQGRYCVYNSLLSEAAVLGFDYGYSLLASNLLVCWEAQFGDFINGAQVIIDQFIASAESKWQRPSHVTLLLPHGYEGQGPEHSSARLERFLQLCAGGNMQVCNFTTPAQYFHALRRQLKRSTRKPLVVMTPKSLLRHPKCISKLSDMAEGTTFKEVLDDEHLLAAPERITRLILCSGKVYYDLLDYREEHQIKNAAIIRIEQLYPLNYEMLKDIVAKYPRAQKKWIWCQEEPRNMGAFYYIRPRLEELSNHKLRYAGRERSSSPAAGSKAIHSLEQDKLVEDAFSV